Proteins from one Ammospiza nelsoni isolate bAmmNel1 chromosome 18, bAmmNel1.pri, whole genome shotgun sequence genomic window:
- the ARL6IP4 gene encoding ADP-ribosylation factor-like protein 6-interacting protein 4 — protein sequence MAHGRSRKRSRSRSRSGSRSRQERKEKKRRKSSKDSQQGSSSPLRKRISGSHGHSSSLAAAREEKKKEGKDKKKRKASTSSSGTSSSTSSSSSSSSSSSSSDDSSDSDSKVKKSQDSNKKRVKQKDKKKRKKKKKKIKKKSKKKAKEKAKEEKAKGEEVPGPSLEQWQKESVVDSGPALTDEQKSRIQAMKPMTKEEWDARQSVIRRVLDPETGRTRLIKGDGEVLEEIVSKERHKEINKQATRGDGLAFQVRTGMLQ from the exons atggCCCACGGGCGCTCGCGGAAGCGCTCGCGGAGCCGGAGCAGAAGCGGCTCCcggagcaggcaggagaggaaggagaagaaaaggaggaagagcagcaagGACTcgcagcagggcagcagctctccacTGAGGAAGAGGATCTCTGGCTCTCatggacacagctccagcctggcagcgGCCAGGGAAG aaaagaagaaggaaggaaaggacaaAAAGAAGAGGAAGGCCAGTACCTCTTCCTCTGGGACATCTTCGTCCACTAGctcttcctcatcttcctcttcctccagctcctcttctGATGACTCCAGTGACAGCGACTCCAAAGTGAAGAAGAGTCAAGACAGCAACAAAAAGCGAGTgaaacagaaagacaaaaagaagaggaagaagaagaagaaaaaaataaagaagaaatcaaagaagAAGGCAAAGGAGAAGGCTAAGGAGGAGAAAGCCAAGGGAGAAGAGGTGCCTGGCCCCTCGCTGGAGCAGTGGCAGAAGGAGTCAGTGGTGGACTCTGGGCCAG ctctgacagatgagCAGAAGTCCCGGATCCAGGCCATGAAGCCAATGACAAAGGAGGAGTGGGATGCGAGGCAGAGCGTCATCAGGAGAGTGCTGGATCCTGAGACAGGGAGAACCAG GCTCATTAAGGGGGACGGGGAAGTCCTGGAAGAAATCGTCAGCAAGGAGAGACACAAGGAGATTAACAAG CAAGCCACCCGTGGGGATGGGCTGGCCTTCCAGGTGAGGACAGGGAtgctgcagtga